CAGGGAAACttaaatcaactcaaattaaaagCAGGATGTACTGAATGTGACAAACTTATCTTACAGTACAAGAATATCTAAGGGTGGACCTCCTTTAAATACAGAGATATACTGAGTTAAGTATGACTGTCCTTTTTGTGTGCACTGTGTTTCCTTCTCAGTGCATGAACGTGATCTAGAAGCAGATATCGAGGGAGATACAAGCGGGGATGTAAGAAACCTCCTCATGGCTCTTTTGGAGGTAAGTGGCCTCGTGTTTCTATTCCACCCGAGTAACTGAAGTCCTCCCATCTGTCCCTGGACTGAAATCGAGCTCACTCTCCCTGTGCCCAAGTATGCTtataaacacacccacacacacacacacacacacacactcagaccaGATACGGTTGCTTGGGTCAGACATAAAGGCCTCTatacacagcaaaaaaaactcttaaatcTGCTTCTTTCAGGGCAACAGAGATGAGAGCTACGACGTGGACGACGATCTGGCTGAACAAGATGCTACTGCCTTGTTTGAGGTACTGCGTTCTCTCTCTGCGATACGTCTTCAAAATACGTCTCGAAGCAGACTCATTCATCCTGAAAATTAACAGTTATTGTCCGATGCAGGCCGGTGAGGGTTGTTTTGGGACAGATGAGTCCACCTTCAGCCACATCCTGGCCTCCAGAAATTACCTGCAGCTCCAGGCCACCTTCAAGATTTACGAGCAGGTATCAGTTGATATGTCGTCTGCAGCTAGCATGTGAAGTGATCAGGGTTGGTATCTTGCATGACCCTGGTGTACTATACAGTATTTTCCCGGGACTTTAAATGTCCTGAACATACCTTAAGTCAAACACTAGTCACTATAACCAAATCTAGAGGAAAATGTGGGACTGGAAACTGAAACGTTACCACATGAAGTCATTGCCAGCGCTCAGATTCTAACCAGTGATTTTCTCTCCACAGCTCTCTGGAACTGAAATCCTGGATGCCATCGAGAATGAGACTTCTGGGACACTGAAGAAGTGCTACATCGCTCTTGGTTAGTATGAAATGCAAAGTGTTGAATATATCTCATCGTATATCATGAACCTGTATGGAGGTTGTTTAGTGTTATAGGAGAAAAGGAGCTGATGGTGGGAACCTAATGAAAacctttcctcccttcctcacaGTGAGAGTGGCGAAGAACCCTCAGCTCTACTTTGCCAGGCGTCTTCACAAGGCCATGAAAGGAGCAGGCACTGATGAGGACACCCTTATACGTATCATCGTGTGTCGCGCTGAGGTAATGgaatcacttttcttttgtataaataagtaaaattaaaGTTCAATACGACCGGTGCAACCAAAATCCCATTGTTTTCTGCATCAGATTTTTGGTGATGTCCACCATTTATGTTATTTCATCAgtatttaaaggagctatttgtaagttttgcttctgctacatagctaacgttagcattaacagctgtttacttaccaatgtagaggaaatgttgcaagttcagtattaaacttcattcctttactcgccagcagtggaaagcaacaccaatgttaactcttgtctcttatcacgtcttttcttctactgaagttagcatgctaaccagctagccccggcctgtcccgtcactttccgatagtgaTTCACTGTAGCCGCAGATGTATGCAcagtgtttatttcatttggTTGAAGTACACAAGGAAAATCTGCGGCACTCGATCTTTAGTGTAGGTTTCGCCAGTCTTGAACTCTTCTAATGCTTTTTCATTACGCCGACAGTATGACTTGGAGACCATCAAGGACATGTACCTGGAGAAGTATGATGTGTCTCTGAAGGACGCCCTGAAGGACGAGTGCAGCGGCGACTTTAAACGTCTCCTCGTGGCTATCTGCCACTGAGGGCCGGAGAGGCGGGCGCTGGCGAaggtggaggacagagacagcGGAGTACGTTTATACCGAGAGCACTGCTGTTTTCCGTCTAACCAACTAACACTACACAGTCTCTCCATGTGACATTATGTCGTAGAGCAGGAGGGTGGAAGTGATCAAAGAATTAACTTGGCTCATGTCTTGTCCAAACTGAGTTACTGTGAACGTGGTTGACTAACTTTTTAACTAATTTTTCCCCACAGACATTGAACTGGACTTAACCAGTGTGTGAAACAGTGTCTGTCAAACACTGCCCATTTCTGAATCCGTTTTTAGATTCAGTTCTTATAACATCTTTTACCAGCATTAACTGTGAGTAGCGGCCAGTCATTTTCAGTCACTGGAAAGAAGCACCAAAATTTATACATTTCCAACGTTCACAGGAGCCAACTGGGATCACACAGAGGCAATTTGACTGAGAGTTATGTGATCAGGTGGTTTGAGACCTGATAGGATAATCACATTATAAGACATGTTTTTACAAGTCAGCTATAAGTGCGTCGTTCTGCTGGTGCACGTACTAACACCGTGAGACAATAGTGttatatcattatcatcatatacgtattattgtttctgttttagaTCAAGTAATTCTTTGCTCTTTGGGCCATTATCTTTCACCCTCCCCGTCCTGATCCACTTTACCGCTGTTTGAACTAACGCAATCACTCCGTGTGGCTTGAAAGTTTGTGAAAGAAGAAATGTGAAAGTTTGTCATGAAGGGATTTTAGCTGATGTCATGAAGGCTATGCAATGTTATGTGAATGGATTCCCTGAATTGTCGTCACGGCTCATTCACGAAAGagattattgtattttatcagTTGCTTATTGAAAGAATACTATATGTTgatttacagtatgttgcattttttaaaaaaaatccagtacAACTAGAAAAACTTGACAAATCCAAATACACCTCAccttgttatatatttttttgtattgtatgaCTAACACAATAGAGTGATTAATATATAGCATTATTTAGTTGCCAGTTGGAGTTCGGCCAGAGGTTATATGAGAGGAAATCTTTTAATGTGAGCTAAACATTTAACACCTGGACAGTGATGTCTGTCATTTGTATGTCTTTATAAGGCAGCTTTGTTAACATTACCACTGTTGCAATCGTATGGCAACAAGCCGAGCAGATACTCAAGTGAACTGCAGGGCATTCGATGGTGACGTCGCTGTTGTCGTGGGAATATGGTGTTTGTCTCTCTATAGCCAAAGAAGTTTAGTTTAACTGCAAATAAAGTTCCCTATAATGTCATCATGCTTCCGACTGTGTTTAACACTGCACATAAATAACATACGCAGCCTCAGTGAGAATCCGTGACCTTTTTAATACATCCATCCACTGTCACACCTTTTACAAATAACTGAATCAAGTAGAAAATGAAGTGTTATTTGTGCATTTAAACTCTGCACAATgtgaaaaatctaaatttttcAACCTCTTTTCTCAAGAAATGCAATTACTGTTCTTTATTTATAATACAATTTCTCAACATTTTAATTGTAGTTGTGTTTGGGCCCTGTCTAAGAAGTTCTACTGTTACCCTGCACTGATAACTAAGCTGTGGTGCATTGATAACAActtatcaataatgaaaacgTCAAACCATCCTAATTTAACCACATAAAATCATGAACTCCGCGATCAATGTGTGGAAGAGTCAGGTGAAAGGGTTTTGTGAAGTTGGAATAATCATAACAGCTGCCATGGAAAGTCTTAATGCATAATGATGCAGTTGTCATGGCAGCACTTCGACCCACCCATGGTGCAGGTCAATGTGGTTTCCATGACAACCCGATGAAACACAATGTGTCTTTTCAAAAGTGTTCAATCCAAACAACCACCACATACGGAAGCCGAGAACGGCCGtgccccttttttatttttgcactgtttttttctttttttttttggcactgtTTTCTCGTTATAACGACTTATTATTTCGTTATCTCGATATAACGAAGGTCAGGTGTGATGATTGTGTGCTGGATCGGACCATCCTCATTTCAGCCCACGAGCTGCCACCGGCTGCTTCCGGTTAAATAGATGTTGTTAACGTTAACGTTACCTTAGCTGAAGCAGCCGGTGGCAGGTTCGTGGGCTGAAATGAGGATGCTCCGGTCCAGTCCAGCACACAATCATCACACCTGACCGTCGTTATATCGAGATAAcgaaataattaatttgttatcTCGAGAAAACAATCTTTGTTATCTCGTGATAACGAAATAATTAATTCGTTATCACGAGAAAACAATCTTTGTTATATCGAGATAACGAGAAAACAgcgccaaaaaaaaagaaaaaaacagtgcaaaaataaaaaaggggcaTGGCCGTTCTCGGCTTCCGTAATAACAGGTGTGAGTGGAAATTATCTTTTATATCACTGCACTGTCTGAGAAAGGACACGCCCCCTTTAAATTTCTCTCCGTTCTTTTGCTGCATTCATGTACCATCGgaaatatgtacatttttgaAGTTGAGTCTGGACTAACCT
This DNA window, taken from Seriola aureovittata isolate HTS-2021-v1 ecotype China chromosome 20, ASM2101889v1, whole genome shotgun sequence, encodes the following:
- the anxa13 gene encoding annexin A13 encodes the protein MGNCQPTIVHYEDFDVVADIKAIRKACKGLGTDEKAIIEILANRSSYQRQEIKQAYFDKYDDELVDKLKSELSGNFEKAILAMLDPPVIYAVKELRKAMKGAGTDEDVLVEILCTATNADIALFKECYFQVHERDLEADIEGDTSGDVRNLLMALLEGNRDESYDVDDDLAEQDATALFEAGEGCFGTDESTFSHILASRNYLQLQATFKIYEQLSGTEILDAIENETSGTLKKCYIALVRVAKNPQLYFARRLHKAMKGAGTDEDTLIRIIVCRAEYDLETIKDMYLEKYDVSLKDALKDECSGDFKRLLVAICH